From the genome of Tripterygium wilfordii isolate XIE 37 chromosome 6, ASM1340144v1, whole genome shotgun sequence:
AACCACACAACCTTTTGAAGCCGCGAGTCCCAATAATCAATTGAAGGCTTAATCTTCCATAAACATAAAGCTTTTGAATTATGTggtaaaattgataaaaatggAACCAAtcaacaaagaagaaagaagttaAAAAGGAATTGAGTTCTTAAACTCTGGAGTTGCCAAGCAAGGAAATGCCCTTTTCTGGAACACCCTTTTGAGATTGAAGCACCAATTGTAAATTAAGTACCGGACTTCTTTCTTTccccttttcaataaaaaataaataattaaagttAAAAAGTTCCAAGAATCATACAAGGCCAGATCTATGTAGAAAGAagactctgttttttttttttttttttttttctcaattcttAATATGCAATAAAATCCACAACAAGAAGATCGCTTCACACACAACAATCTCACAATCCCCACCAGCTATCAATTAAAAACAATTGGAATCACAATACTTGCTCACCAAACTCGAATGCAAATCCCAAAGTCGTTGCCAATTTTGACCCAAGTTGAGTTTCAAATTCTCACCAGGAGCGCCCAGAAAACCAACTTCTTATCAGATCAAGCCTTGGGAGATCATAGCTGAAGGTAAAAGCTAATTGAAAAGGAATAACTAGGGAGGCAATTCCGCTACAACAAATGTGAAGAGAACAGAGAAGCAAGGTTCGTTTCTGGGCATGAGAAACAGATATTGAAGGAGCAAAAGAGATGGGTTTTGAGCAGAAATTGAAGAGAAGAGTATGTAGACATAAAGTgaaggaaaacaaaacaaaaaaaggtagCTTTTAATGAGAAAAATCTGTAGAATTCAGAGAGATAATCGCAACcaccaaagaacaaaaaaccCGTTCTCTAAAATAGGCGACcttttttatggagagagatcaTGGATGGCTTTGAGGTCTCAATGTCTGTCACTTTCAGCAAGTGTGAGAGACTCTTGTTAAATAACAAGCAAATATTTGAAGAAGCTGAAGAGAGAAGGTCTTTAACCACCCCCAAACCAAATGGTAGTATTCTACACCACACTATACAAAGGTGTAATGTGATTGGACATATGAACATGGATTGTAAAGATTTTTGGAATTTGTGGATTGCTTGAAtctattgtgtgtgtgtgtgtgtgttttttttttgtaagatgatttttttttttttgtcttctttttgtcAAAATACATGGTATTCTTCTAGTTATACCCTTATgcttcttttaaattttaataatatgtttttttttttgaatttatagaGTTTGTACCTTGTGGATTGCTTTGATATTGGTGATTaatgattaattatataatCTATATACTATGAATAATAAGGTGATGTGTTTAATGGATAAGCATGTTCCATTGTGAGGTGGACATCTTTAAATGGTAATTATAAAGTGCTTGTATGACAACATAAAATGATAAATGATAAGGCTATggatatataaagaaaaaaaagttttaattgGACAAGCCTTTTAAGGCTGTAAAGGcactatatataaattaaaatttcattttaaaaaagttgTCTAAGATTGAtcttaaattaaaaaatgagaacCACAATCATGGatgatataatatatatgcatacaaaCATGTACACATCATTATTTATTATGATTCATCCAAACCACAGTAACAAATAGAATAATTAATTTGGTACAACAAAAAGGACTTTAAGCATAGCTCTCTCTCATGGGCTTCATAAACTATTAAATTAAACATGAATTACAAGTCGAATACATGATCaatcaaatataaattattcAATGCAAATATTATAATAGGGCAAGAATGTATGTGATTTAAGTGACAAGGACAGAGGAAACAATCAAATGTTATTTACTTACGAAATTTGTATATGTTTGAGAAATGCATGACATTTAAAAGCTAGCAAATGAGTTTGACATGATCAAACACATGAAACATGCATGCTTTTATAGATATTGcttaattttgaacaaaataataattaatagttTACCAATTGTATCTTAGCTTGCAATTAACACTTCTGGTAAGTTTTTGTGTTTATGGGTCATCCTTTTTCTTATAGGGTTTTAAAAAGGCTGGCTCATCCATAGGCAActaaacaattatttattttatcatcacttatttttaaattaattttttgatttctTAACTCTTACACGTTTATGACTTAGTCTTTAAGgtgttaaattaaatttaaaaacccTCAATAATCTTAGATGGAGtctcatggaaaaaaaaaacaataaacataTTAAAGCAAAGATTAAGTTTAAAGGCTTCATGTATTCAAATTACCCATAATTTGATTTCCTTAGAGGATAATGAAAAAGAAGATATTTGGAGTTATAattattgatttgatttcattgtGAAAGTAATTATTTTGAAGGTAACAAGGTATTttaatgacatatatatatatatatatgtgtgtgtgtgttaagGTGTGCAAAGATTCTCCCATCCCGGGCATGTGATGACACATCCTCATGTTGGCAATTGGTCAGGAATATCCACCTCATCCTTTTTATGTGGGATTCATGCAAATATATGtaagtatatgtatgtatagattaCAGTATATGAGTAAGAATCTATTTGAATCAGAAAAAATTCCAACTTGATTGATCTTGAAGATGTGGGGGGGCTTATTAAAGGGTTGCCTGATCATGATGATTGACCATCAATTGTTGTTGGAAATGGAAAGAGATAACGGGCATTGGGGACCAAAGCCTTTTTTTCAAAGTGGTTTGATTTGGACTCTCCAAGAGGATATGAGCTCAGAATGAAGAAGGAGGTTCCCGTTGACCCAAAAATCATTGAAAGCTAATGGCTGGCAGGCAGACAGCTTCACATTATTTCTCGGCATTCTCAATAATAAAAGCGTATGGACATGTTAAGGATTCATTATACAGTAATTTATTTCTgttaaacttaaaatatataACTTTTTCACCCTTTTTATTCTTAACATCAATCAATGTGTCCTTCATCATTTcccataataataaaaaaaaaaaggagtggGATTAATTTCTTTCCCCAAAACCACATGAAACACATGCTTCCTAACCTAACCTAACCTAACCTAACCTAGCTATAAAAAGTACATCTAAAATGCACATCAGATTTGTGATCGTAATAACAATTCTAAATTAGACTAAACCCTAGTTAGTTCATGCATCACTTGCTCAATTGATTATATTTTAGGTTATTTGTGAGCGTTGAATAATGAATATATCACATCATATACGTATGTAATGTTGTACACCATTTGATTTTAAATAAGCAAATTATCGGTTATTTCACAGACTGGGTCATTATCTCTCATAACGTATTGATTAGTTAATATAATATACCTAATATGAATGATAGGGTACGTATCTAGAATGTTTTAACTCAAATTAGCATCTCTCCCCCCACTTCTCTAGATGACATAAATATCTGCCTTTGCTGGCCTTTTCTTCACGGGGTGGGTCCTCATATCAGGACGGGTCTATTATTGATTGGGATAAAGGAATGGCCAGAGATAGACTGATAGAGAGAGGGGGTACACACTGACCTGAAAAGCCCAAACTAGAACCAATTTTGCTAAAGATTGACTAGACTCACCGACCTAAAATGCATTCTATTCATTAACTACACACTTCAATCTCCGCCAAGCAAAAGTACAAGATATTCATTCACGCCCAGACCCGTTTACGGTTTATCTGTACGCATTCAGAAGTCCCCGTCTTTTTCAAGTTTTCCAAAAGGaactatatataaataatcagttataaaaaaaaaaaaagcatagtATATTCAAAACCCTTATTTGAATGTCAAACAAACTTCGTTAGATGGGGGAACCAAAGGGGTGTCAACCATTACAATAAACAGTTGGGGGGGTACTATTAAATTCTGAACATTTGTACAACAGGATTTCAATTATTCATGCACATATCAATTGTCGTTACAATAAGAACGTTAAGAATCATACGATCTGAGATACATTTTTCCAGTTATTAACTATGCTAGGACAAAGAACGAATCTGCTTTTATACATATCTCATACAACCATGCAAGTAGTTTCACCTGAAGTAGAGGACTCACCGAGAAACTCTGATCTCAACTGCATCAGTATCCTGCCTAGATAATTTAGGCCCTCCCCTTCTCGGCCTCCACCCCAAAAAAGGTCATGTGGTGAAGCTTCGATGAGAATCGAACCAGCAGTTGAGAGCAACATAGAGTTCAAATGAGGGTAAATAGAGAACTTGCATTTCAATGCACGGTACATCACATCAATCTTTGCACTCTCCCAGTCAGAATTTACCTGCATCAGTCAGCGAATTTTTGGCTCAGATCATATTGCAAGGAAATATTACGGAATTGGAATAATCCTGTTATTCCCAAAGCCTCTTCCACCATAATGTGGGCTAATTTATACCTACATGCGATACGAAAAATGAAACACATCAATCGCTTCTGCTTTTCTTGGCAAACATAGACAATGTCTTGTCAACATTgaattattcttttctttttggtgaaagaaaattttcacaaacAATTCTTAATTATTTGAAGAGAATCATTTAATGGTTCTGTTCGTCATTGTATGATGGCATAGGCTTGATACACACACTCTGCAATACACTTCCTTGCAAAAGGGTTATCCTAGGAAGACATTAAAATTAGCAGCAATTGGTCTATGAATATGTTATCTTCATGACCTTATAACGcatgcacacacacagagagtATAATATCCCAGAAGGATCCTGCAAAATACCAGATCAGGGTGCTGCCTCTGCATTAACCTTCCCATTCGTGCAGCTTCTTCAGGACTTTTTGCACATTTTATCTTCTCTATGCAATCCTGTGCAATAGGATCATTCACCCCAACAAACTTCTGTGCCTGATAGAAATAAAAAACTGTTAAAACAGAAGTTTCTACAAAAGACAAAGAGAACAGAGCCAATACATAAAAGCAAACTACCTGGTAGTAATGCTCCACGCTTGACCAAGTGGAGTATTCACCATTGCAACCAGGCATTTGGATTGGATGAGGAGAAAAATTCGAAAAAGCTCCATAAGGGTCCCAAGTCTTATAGAAGGATATTATGCTTGATTCATAAGGGTTAACGGTAGGATCAACTGCACAAGTTTCATCCTCTGAAGGGATTACTGGCATCACATCGGGTATAGGCTGAAGAAATCCACTTATAAGCATGTCCGGTCCAACCTGAAGTACAAAGTGCCGCAAGCAACAATGAAGGTGACAGAAGTATTGTTAGGTTGACATCGGCTATTTATTTGACATCGACGATAGATGCAGCCATGCAGGGTAGGGGGAAGGCAGTTTCCAGAATTTAAACAAATGACATCTGAGTTTTTGCGATCCAGATATAAAACATATAAATGGGATAGTGGAAGAACCAAATAAGAAAAGGGACTAAGAAATATCAAATCCAGATATAAAATACAAGAATCACAACTAACCTGCTCATAGcaaacatcaatcaaatctAGGGCTTGTGACATCTCAACCATTCCAAGTTCACCCACAGGAGATGGTGCATTTCTTCCACCAATGATTTTAGGAGCAACAAATGCATAAACCTGAACCAAAAACTTAATTAGGGAAATTATTCATTGAGAGTCAGACAAACTTAAATTCATACAAAAATCCATTCTACCCAATATCCTCCCATATTGTCTGCCATGCCAGAAGACTCACCAAATTTTAAGTTCTTATAGAGCAAAATCTCCCAAATAGAGAATGTCAATTGAGACAAAAGGTAGTAAAAGTTCTTGAAAAATGCAAGAAGTTAAAGAAGGAATTAATACCGACTCTACTCGTATGTTTGAGAAGAAGCTGAAAAATCCCTCAGTGAAGTTCCTATTTTTATTAAACAATACTCGGTATACAAGTCAATAAAAGGAATGGAAAACAAAACCTTGTGAATTACACCAGATGAAATAGCAGATGCTGCCAGGGTCCCTCCACACTCCCACAATATGGAAAGAAGACCGCGATCATGAAAATATTCCATGACATCTCTGGAGTTTAAGATGTCAAACTCCACCACTTCTACTCCTTTGGATGCAAGAAATTTCTGGAAACTCTTCCTAGCACCTCTTTGAGTTACTACAAGAGTAGGAACATCGGAAACATCCCAAAGGTTTGCTTCCTCAGGAAGATCAAGACTCTGAGTCATTACAATTCGCAACGGCATATGACCACCTCCATGCCTTGCAGTAAGCCGGGGATCTAATTTATAGagtttattaaattattatataaaaaaatctgTGACAGAGAGTGCCTTCCTAACACGACAATAATTTTGCATGGTCACATAATCATAAGACTTACTGTCCCTGCGTACAGTATTTCCACCAACAATAATGGCATCACTTCTACCCCGCAATTCAAAAACTTGGGTTCTAGATTTTCTGCTGCTAATCCATGCTGAATGTCCACTGCTAGCAGCGATTTTCCCTGTAAGCAACCAAGTAAGACTATCACCAAACTCTTCTGATTCTAGCTTTTGAAACCTACAGTAAAGTCACTAGACGTCATTACCGTTAACCTTCAGCAATAAATTATGCAAAACCCATTAAATGTAATATAAATTACTTCGTAGTGCTTACCATCAAGGGTCATAGCATACTTGAGAACAGAGAAGGGAACTCGAGAAGCAGCTCTATAAATCAAAGGAGCATTAACAAGGAGGCATGATTTGCGAGCTTCCTACAATACAATATTTTGACACATTAACACCCAGCGTATACTACTAACTTCTCGTGCATAAAATCGTAGTGGTCATtggaaataaaaatcaagagaATATGCATAGCTAAAACAGCAGAAAAGTATAAAACAAGGATGGTAAATGTGTTATCAAAATCATATGATGCTCTAATTTTTACTTCTTTCCAGCATACAATGCAATTTCTGTCAGTCAATTCTCCTATTGAGGTTCTAAGATTCTTTACGCACCTAACCATTTTGCAGGCATGTGCAGTCTCCACATAGAATCATACCTCTATAACTTTACTTTGTAAATCCTCTCCAAGTACATCAACCTGCAGTCCCTGACTTCTGAGTGCACGTACAGAATCACCTTGAAGATGCTGCAAAGGATGCCTGATTCCAACAACAACTCTTGTAATTCCTGCCTACTTAACAAAATGTCAGTTATCGGGATGTTCACATTATAATACAATCAAGACCAATTTAGGCAATTCAAGTCTCAACCTTTCCAGATAAACTTACATAGTGACTGTTGCACCTGATCATCACGACAAGTGATCCTAAAGGGACAAGCAACGCTTGATTAAGAGCATACGATAAGACACTACTACGACTTTGTCATCCAACTTAATCAAGTCACATAGGATAACAAGAATCCAACAGATGCCCTTCTAGTTGAAACaactttttaaaaattatttaggATGTGAAAATCATACCTCGTTGTTAAAATGAATAGGTCCTCATATGTTGAATGTTACTTTTCAACCCAAATACACTAAAAAATACTAGAAACTTTAATAGGACAGAGAGTGAAtgatagcaaaaaaaaatttaaaaaacgaAAAGGGCGGAGTGAACGCAGTTCCTTGCCCTGGGTACACATACAGAAATTGTTGCCCCTTTCAAAGAAAAGATTGCTCCATAACATAAGTAGCTAAAGCACAAACAAGCAAACCTAACCTTGACAAGAGCAGAGACAGCAGCGTGGTCGCCATCGCAATCTCCGGGCTCCATATTCAGATAAGCAGTAGCGCCGCGGCACAACGACCCTGCCGCCTCGACTGCTTGCACCTCCGCTGGCTTAGTCCCCTGCGCGTACAAATAGCCCTCCCCGGCGACCTTAGTATCGGCACCGACTGCAATGACGCAACCGAAGTTCGGGTGCGGGGACGTAAACCCCACCGATTTTTGGGCGATCTCTGCCGCACGCCTGATGTAATCTGCGTCCCGCGCGTGCCCCTGATAGTTGTTGCTGCTATTATGCGTAGCTGCTTTGCACATAGTAGAAAATGAGAGACATGGCACTGCAGAAAACAtcttttttcttgttcaatCTCTCTCTTTAGAAAACGAAATTAAGGTCACTTTCTTTCCAAGGACTTCCCTAGATTTTGTTACAGATTCCCGAACTTGACAAGATAGTCATCATCTCTGACCTCCTTCCATGGCGCGCAGCACTACTTTTCTACGGAGCTTCGTCTTCGGTCTTTTAGATTTCTCCACGAGACTAACCCTAATTCATTTCATTGGATTGCGTATCTGATTGGGCTATCTTACTTTGGACTTATCATTTACTCTTATTGGGCTTCGATTGCTCTATATTGATTAAGCTAGATACAAAGGACCACTAAGTATTTTGACCCATATTatcattataattattttaatcagAATAATACAATTTAAATGTTATATTTTCTCTACTATTGTGTCTTGTTCTTCCTCTCATCTCTTGTATTGTCTTCTCATCTCCCATGCTTTGATCTGCCTCTGCATTAACCTTCCCATTCGTGCAGCTTTTTCGGACTTTTTGCACATTTTATCTTCTCTATGCAATCCTGTGCAATAGGATCATTCACCCCAACAAACTTCTGTGTCTGATAGAAATTagaactgttttttttttataagctagAAATTAGAACTGTTAAACAGAAATTTCTACAAAAGGCAAAGAGAACAGAGCCAGTACATAAAAGCCAACCACCTGGTACTGGTAGTAATGATCCACGCTTGACCAAGTCGAGTGTTCATCATTGCAACCAGGCATTTGAATTGGATGCGGAGAAAAATTCGAAAAAGCTCCATAAGGATCCCAAGTCTTATACAAGGACGCTTGATTCATAAGGATTAACAGTGGGATCAACTGCACAAGTTTCATCCTCTGAAGGGATTACTGGCATCACGTCTGGTATAGGCTGAAGAAATCCACTTATAAGCATGTCCGGTCCGACCTGAAGTACCAGTGCCGCAAGCGACAATGAAGGCGACAGAAGTATTGTTAGGTTGACATCCGCGATTTATTTGACATCGGCGATAGATGCAGACAGTGTGGGGGGAGGCAGTTTCCAGAATTTAAACAAAAGACCTCTGAAGTACAAGTGCCGCAAGCGACAATGAACGTGCATGTTAGTTATAACTGTCATGTATATTTAACACATCTATAAAAATGACTTTTTAGTTATATTCAATGGATCATACGACATTTAAAGTATCAATTAAATGACAATCATGGAGACATCATAAAGACTTCAACACCATTCATCACATCTAATGCGTCAATGAAGTGGCGCATGACATTGAAATCATACATTAAATTGAacccatttattttatttttttaaatcactTACTCTCGGTTTCCACTCCTCCATATAGTACTCACTCCACCATATAGTATTGTATAGATAGATATAGATTAGACGTGGTAACAATGTTGTTTGTCATGAATCATGATAATGAAAACAGAAAAGCAGTTATCTAAATACAGCAAATCTAATTAGTAATTACGGAGTTGACAGAGTATCTTAAAAAACGCCACTTTCACCTTCTATATACCTCCTGATGAATAATTAATCAGACGACGAAATATTTTCAGTGGTACTGAAGACTATAATCAATAACATTTTGGAAAGACAGAGAGAACGGGAGAGTACAATTGAGATGTTAGATTATTGCAAGTAATAAAAGCCATAAAACTGTTTTATCATATATCACATCACATCAACAAACACACTAAATGATGTTATTGGCAGGTAACGAGAAAGAGAAATTATAAAGAGTTGAGACATCTCAGAAGTTGATAGCTATAGCTAATTTATAACATGGAAAAGGAGCCACAACCCATGTGATCCGCAGCACTTAATCCTCTTCCTCAGCCTCTTCCAGCCAATTCACAAAGGGCTCCAGCCCCTTCACAAAGGTTTGCCTGTAAAAAATTTTAAGCCATAACAATACTTAGCATTAAAAATGAGTGCTAATCAAGAGTAAACCGAGCTAGCTTGCTTTAAAAATTGAATCATGAACAGACCACCCTTTCAACTTTCCATTAAACAAACCCACCTGTCCCAAAATTTCAATCATCCTATCCTGTCTTAAGGCTCAAAATAAATTAATCCCTTGGGTGCCAAAGGATTTCCCACCTAATTCTATTCTCTTAGTTGAAGTATTTGGTGCCAAAAAGATCCAAAATTAACATGAATCCTCATTGGATCGGTCCAAATGAAGGGAACACGAAAGTGCTACTGTGATACTTGGGTTGTTTTAACACAGTGCATATTACATACACTAAAAGACAGCTATGACCATGGGGCCATTGgtattacaatttacaacagAGAATTTGAAACTGTACTCACATACCTGCCCTTGGGATTAGTTCCTTTGCGGAACCAATGAAGAATGGTGTCTTCTACAAGCACATCTTGTTCATAGAGAGACCTCACAATCTCAGGGAAAAGCTTCATCAGCTTCGCATCCTCATAGCATTGCATTTGAACCTTGTACATGAGTTCCAACTCAAGTTTCACATTGGTGCAGAAGGTATTTAACAGTTTGGCCCATGTTTTCACCTGTATCAACAACAGGAGCAGTTCATTCAACAATTTAAGCAATCCCTCCCTCTCCCCCCTTTTCTACACTACAGCTCCTAGCAGACCCAAATAAGACACATTGAAGCAATCTTTATAGCAAGCAACAGCTGCAAACTAATGAAGAAATAGAGTCGTGAAAAGGGGGTGGAAATCAAAACTTTTTTGGGAAAAAGAGCGCTCTGCCAAAAGTGGTAGCATATCTACACCCATCCTTTGAACCATCTACCATAAGAGGGACAAAAATTCATTTTATGCTAAACTTTTTTACATAATCCAAATATCCCAAAACAAGAAACCGAAAGCAATATAGTGATAGTTAGTAATGTGATCCACATAGGTGAATCATATGGTTGCCTTCAAATctaaaaaacaatattttatagcaCAAGACAAGAATAAGTCAAACGCATACCTGGCGCAAAGCTGAATTAGCATTTTGCTGCTGATTCTTCCCAGACCACTGAACAGCATCCATTAAGACATCCCAGAGGATTCGCACAACCTCAATGTCTGGCAATTTAGCATCAGTCACACGTTGCTTCACAGTTTCTATGACTTCGGACACATCAGTTTCTTCCGTTATCTGGGTTGTTAATGCAGACTTCATTTCCTTCAGTTTTACctcaaaaattttcttctcattgTATTCAACCAAGGATGTCAGCCCCTCCTTACTGAAAATGGAATGAGTTCAGTACCAAAATGACAACTGTAAATGGGATCTTGAATTTacattgaaaacaagaaaaatggaGGAGTTCCGAAAAACTGATTCAAAACATCATCTTATATGCAAAAAGAACCAGTGAATCAAACCAAGgcagaaaatgaaaaaggtCTATGCCAATAAAAATTGAAGTTAACTAAGCTGATCTAAAAAACTAGTTCCACCAAAGAAGGTGCTTCTACTACAGTACAGGTAAATCCCAAGCCAAAACCAATAAAATCAATGATTAGTATTTCCTTCGCCAAATTGATTGCAAAGTATTTACATTTTCAAAAAGAGATAATAAGAACCGTAAAGCCAAATAAAGGAGGAACATGTTTCCTCATCCCAATTATTTCAGACCAAAAACAATTAATCATGCACATCAATGGTTTAGAATATACATGAATGATGCAGCAAAGATTCATCGGAACTGCAAGAACTAAAGTATTTTCTTCCCTAAGAGTGAAAAGACTCACGTAAAATGTTCTGAGAAACCTTCAGCAGACC
Proteins encoded in this window:
- the LOC120000837 gene encoding riboflavin biosynthesis protein PYRR, chloroplastic isoform X1, coding for MFSAVPCLSFSTMCKAATHNSSNNYQGHARDADYIRRAAEIAQKSVGFTSPHPNFGCVIAVGADTKVAGEGYLYAQGTKPAEVQAVEAAGSLCRGATAYLNMEPGDCDGDHAAVSALVKAGITRVVVGIRHPLQHLQGDSVRALRSQGLQVDVLGEDLQSKVIEEARKSCLLVNAPLIYRAASRVPFSVLKYAMTLDGKIAASSGHSAWISSRKSRTQVFELRGRSDAIIVGGNTVRRDNPRLTARHGGGHMPLRIVMTQSLDLPEEANLWDVSDVPTLVVTQRGARKSFQKFLASKGVEVVEFDILNSRDVMEYFHDRGLLSILWECGGTLAASAISSGVIHKVYAFVAPKIIGGRNAPSPVGELGMVEMSQALDLIDVCYEQVGPDMLISGFLQPIPDVMPVIPSEDETCAVDPTVNPYESSIISFYKTWDPYGAFSNFSPHPIQMPGCNGEYSTWSSVEHYYQVVCFYVLALFSLSFVETSVLTVFYFYQAQKFVGVNDPIAQDCIEKIKCAKSPEEAARMGRLMQRQHPDLVNSDWESAKIDVMYRALKCKFSIYPHLNSMLLSTAGSILIEASPHDLFWGGGREGEGLNYLGRILMQLRSEFLGESSTSGETTCMVV
- the LOC120000837 gene encoding riboflavin biosynthesis protein PYRR, chloroplastic isoform X2, which gives rise to MFSAVPCLSFSTMCKAATHNSSNNYQGHARDADYIRRAAEIAQKSVGFTSPHPNFGCVIAVGADTKVAGEGYLYAQGTKPAEVQAVEAAGSLCRGATAYLNMEPGDCDGDHAAVSALVKAGITRVVVGIRHPLQHLQGDSVRALRSQGLQVDVLGEDLQSKVIEEARKSCLLVNAPLIYRAASRVPFSVLKYAMTLDGKIAASSGHSAWISSRKSRTQVFELRGRSDAIIVGGNTVRRDNPRLTARHGGGHMPLRIVMTQSLDLPEEANLWDVSDVPTLVVTQRGARKSFQKFLASKGVEVVEFDILNSRDVMEYFHDRGLLSILWECGGTLAASAISSGVIHKVYAFVAPKIIGGRNAPSPVGELGMVEMSQALDLIDVCYEQVGPDMLISGFLQPIPDVMPVIPSEDETCAVDPTVNPYESSIISFYKTWDPYGAFSNFSPHPIQMPGCNGEYSTWSSVEHYYQAQKFVGVNDPIAQDCIEKIKCAKSPEEAARMGRLMQRQHPDLVNSDWESAKIDVMYRALKCKFSIYPHLNSMLLSTAGSILIEASPHDLFWGGGREGEGLNYLGRILMQLRSEFLGESSTSGETTCMVV
- the LOC120000837 gene encoding riboflavin biosynthesis protein PYRR, chloroplastic isoform X3, whose protein sequence is MIRCNSHYAGITRVVVGIRHPLQHLQGDSVRALRSQGLQVDVLGEDLQSKVIEEARKSCLLVNAPLIYRAASRVPFSVLKYAMTLDGKIAASSGHSAWISSRKSRTQVFELRGRSDAIIVGGNTVRRDNPRLTARHGGGHMPLRIVMTQSLDLPEEANLWDVSDVPTLVVTQRGARKSFQKFLASKGVEVVEFDILNSRDVMEYFHDRGLLSILWECGGTLAASAISSGVIHKVYAFVAPKIIGGRNAPSPVGELGMVEMSQALDLIDVCYEQVGPDMLISGFLQPIPDVMPVIPSEDETCAVDPTVNPYESSIISFYKTWDPYGAFSNFSPHPIQMPGCNGEYSTWSSVEHYYQAQKFVGVNDPIAQDCIEKIKCAKSPEEAARMGRLMQRQHPDLVNSDWESAKIDVMYRALKCKFSIYPHLNSMLLSTAGSILIEASPHDLFWGGGREGEGLNYLGRILMQLRSEFLGESSTSGETTCMVV